The nucleotide sequence CCATTCGACCGACGTGATCGTAACCGCCTGCGCTTCCTGCAACGCCGGCCTCGGTAAAATTTATGCCGAGCTGGGTGCCGATTTTGAAAATATGGCCGATAAGGTCGAAGATATCTTTGTCTTTCTCGTCAAGCACGGCCTGGCCGAAAAGCTGGAAAAACTACCCAAAGACGACAATCCTGTCCGGGTTACCTACCACGACCCCTGCCATTTGCGCACCCGCGGAATTACCAGAGAACCGCGGGAGATTCTCAAGGCGCTACCGCAGGTATCTTATGTCGAGATGACCGATGCCGGCACCTGTTGTGGCCTCGGCGGTACCTATTCGGTCTACCATTATGAAACAAGCCAGAAGATCGGCGCCAAAAAAGCTGACAATATTAAACAGAGTGATGCCGAGCTGGTCGCGACCGATTGTCCCGGTTGTATCATGCAACTTCAGGACTCGATTAATCATGCCGGTCAAGGGCAAAGAGCGGTTCATATCCTCACCCTGCTCAGCGCCGCTCTCACCAAAACGATGAAATGAATAGGATCTTGAATTATAATGATCCCTTAATATAATGAAATGTCCGAGAAATCACATCCCAAGGAGGAAGTTAATGAAATCAATTCTGCTATCCGTAGTTCTCGTGCTTGTCGCCGCTTCTATGGCCATGGCTGTTCCGGCCAGTAAATCGCTGGATTTCGACAAGAGCAGCATGGGCAATGTCACCTTTTCCGGCGAGGTTCATGCTGGTGCCGGGATGAAGTGCAAGGAGTGTCACAACAAGAACACTTTCCCGAAGATGAAACAGGGTACGGTCACCATCACCATGGACGAGATTTATGCCGGCAAACTTTGCGGCATCTGCCACAACGGCCAGCGGGCATTTAGTGCCAAGGGCAACTGCAACCGCTGTCACAAGCGATAGGCATAAGCGATCTGTAAGTAAGGGGCAGACTGTTTTACGTCATATCATAAAACAGTCTGCCCCCTTTATTGCTAGTGCCGGAAAATTGACACATTTTGTTTCAACTGACACATTCCCATCAGTTATTTCACCATCAAGACGCCCAGTAACACAACGCAACTCCCGACCAGCATTCAGTAAGTATCTGAATTTATATGACTTTCAATATTTGCAACATTTCGTTTCAAATTCGGCACAATAATTGTATTAATTATATAATTAAATTAAAGTAAAAGATGGAGACGAAAATGCCGACAAAACTTACAAACAACCACTGGCTCTTTAACCAGCTGAACCAGCCAGCCTTTCTGATCAATATTGACAAAAAAATTGAAGGGGCGAACCGGGCCGCCTGCGACCTTCTCGGCATCACCGAGAAGGATGCCATCGGAAAATCCTGTCGCGAGGTCACCGGTTTTGCCCAATGCAGCGGGTCCTGCGCCTTTACCGAGGTAGTGGAAAGCGGCAAAGGGAAAAAATCTTTCGACCTCGAATGCCTTCAGGGCTGTGGCGATATGGCTCTCTGCATCGAATTGAGCCCACTGCATGATGACGCCGGGAATGTGATCGGTGTTCTCGAGCTTTGCCATGACGCAACCATAGTCCGCAAGCTGACCGAGGAACTGGAACAGAAACAGGCCCGCCTGAAGACTGAAATCGAGCGTTCCCGAACCCTGGTCAACTCGATTGCCGACGGTGTCTATACGGTCGACCTTGATATGCGGATTACCAGCTTCTCCCGCAGCACCGAGCGAATGACCGGCTTCCGGGAGGAGGAAGTTCTCGGCAAGAAATGCCGCGACGTATTCCGGACCAGTGTCTGCGAGACCGATTGCCCTCTCAAATGGACGCTACAAAATGAAAAACCGATTGAAAACTGCTCGGCAACCCTCGCCGGCAAGGATGGCAGTCGGCTGCCGGCCTTTCTCTCTTCCGACCTGCTGCGCGACAGCAACGGTGAGATCTGCGGCTGTATCGGCATCATCCGTGATCGGAGCGAGGTTGAAGATCTCAAGGCAAAGATGCACAAGGATTACAGCTTTTCCGATTTTGTCGGCAAGAGCAAGGTCATGAGTGCGATCTTCGACCGGGTCCGTACCGTTGCCGCCACCGATACCACCGTCCTGATTGAAGGCGAAAGCGGTACCGGCAAGGAACTGCTCGCGCGCGCCATCCATTACCAGTCATCCCGCAAGGACGGCCCGTTCGTCAAGGTCAACTGCGCCTCACTCGCTGAAACCCTGCTCGAAAGCGAGCTCTTCGGTCATGACAAGGGAGCTTTTACCGGGGCGATTAAAGACAAACCGGGCCGCTTCGAACTGGCCGACGGCGGCACTATTTTTCTCGATGAAATCGGCGATACCTCGCTTGCTCTGCAGGCAAAGCTTCTCCGGGTTTTGCAAGAGAAGGAGTTTGAACGTGTTGGCGGCATCAAGACCCGCAAAACCGATGTCCGGATTATCGCTGCGACCAACAAGGAACTTAAGGAAATGATTGTCCAGGGGGATTTCCGGGAAGATCTGTACTACCGGCTTTGCGTTGTTCCGATCAATCTGCCTCCCCTCCGCAAGCGCCGCGAGGACATCCCGTTGCTGATTGAATCTTTCATTCAGAAGTTTAAT is from Desulfuromonas sp. and encodes:
- a CDS encoding cytochrome C, coding for MKSILLSVVLVLVAASMAMAVPASKSLDFDKSSMGNVTFSGEVHAGAGMKCKECHNKNTFPKMKQGTVTITMDEIYAGKLCGICHNGQRAFSAKGNCNRCHKR
- a CDS encoding Fis family transcriptional regulator, with the protein product METKMPTKLTNNHWLFNQLNQPAFLINIDKKIEGANRAACDLLGITEKDAIGKSCREVTGFAQCSGSCAFTEVVESGKGKKSFDLECLQGCGDMALCIELSPLHDDAGNVIGVLELCHDATIVRKLTEELEQKQARLKTEIERSRTLVNSIADGVYTVDLDMRITSFSRSTERMTGFREEEVLGKKCRDVFRTSVCETDCPLKWTLQNEKPIENCSATLAGKDGSRLPAFLSSDLLRDSNGEICGCIGIIRDRSEVEDLKAKMHKDYSFSDFVGKSKVMSAIFDRVRTVAATDTTVLIEGESGTGKELLARAIHYQSSRKDGPFVKVNCASLAETLLESELFGHDKGAFTGAIKDKPGRFELADGGTIFLDEIGDTSLALQAKLLRVLQEKEFERVGGIKTRKTDVRIIAATNKELKEMIVQGDFREDLYYRLCVVPINLPPLRKRREDIPLLIESFIQKFNARGQRINEVSSRAMAQLISYDWPGNVRELENAIEHAYVTSTTERIERRFLPKQVAQADILRLPETENTVHGITEKEQIRYSLEKHRWKKHAAAHDLGLSRTTLWRKMKQYDLA